One region of Rhodophyticola sp. CCM32 genomic DNA includes:
- a CDS encoding amino acid ABC transporter permease, with product MTVTDIAPPGRFSEIRKRFVKTGFGSPLAIVISVLVFTLLAYIVYQFLDWAVFRAVWSKEDVELCGDHSGACWSVIDARHRLILFGTYPFEEHWRSTLAAIAIVVTVLVSCLPAMWRAARLSLLWIAGFAAYYLLMEGSLLGLAQVTTDGWGGLSLTLFLFASVVLLGMPMGLGLALMRRSAMPVVRWFALAIIDTVRSLPLVTTLFTAAVVVPLFLPGWLEGDKIWRVILAFALFFAAYQAEVFRGGFQAIPKGQFEAGRALGISYWSILGRIVLPQVFRHALPSTINMVVVTFKETAIVTIIGFFDILASGKTAFGTAEWAPYYIEVFLFVAAIYWVFIFSLGQYGEYLKGRMAISEH from the coding sequence ATGACCGTCACAGACATCGCCCCGCCCGGACGGTTTTCTGAGATCCGCAAGCGGTTCGTCAAGACGGGCTTCGGCTCCCCCCTAGCGATTGTCATCTCCGTCCTCGTGTTCACTTTGCTGGCCTATATCGTCTACCAGTTTTTGGATTGGGCCGTATTTCGCGCCGTGTGGTCGAAAGAGGATGTGGAACTGTGTGGGGATCACAGCGGGGCCTGCTGGTCGGTGATTGATGCGCGGCACCGGTTGATCCTGTTCGGAACATATCCTTTTGAAGAACACTGGCGGTCAACCTTGGCTGCGATCGCGATTGTGGTCACGGTGCTTGTTTCTTGCCTGCCGGCGATGTGGCGCGCGGCGCGCCTTTCCCTGCTGTGGATCGCGGGGTTCGCGGCATATTATCTGTTGATGGAAGGCAGTCTGCTGGGCCTTGCACAGGTCACAACCGACGGCTGGGGGGGCTTGTCGCTGACCCTGTTCCTGTTTGCATCCGTGGTCTTGTTGGGCATGCCGATGGGGCTTGGTCTTGCGCTGATGCGTCGCTCTGCAATGCCGGTGGTGCGGTGGTTCGCTTTGGCGATCATTGATACGGTGCGCTCGCTCCCGCTGGTCACCACCTTGTTCACCGCTGCGGTCGTCGTCCCCCTGTTCCTGCCCGGCTGGCTGGAAGGGGACAAGATCTGGCGTGTGATTCTTGCTTTCGCGCTGTTCTTTGCCGCCTATCAGGCGGAGGTGTTTCGTGGTGGGTTTCAGGCCATTCCAAAAGGGCAGTTTGAGGCCGGCCGCGCCCTTGGCATCAGCTATTGGAGCATTCTGGGCCGCATTGTGTTGCCGCAGGTGTTCCGCCATGCGCTGCCCAGCACGATCAACATGGTCGTGGTGACGTTTAAGGAAACCGCGATTGTGACAATCATCGGGTTCTTTGACATTCTCGCGTCGGGCAAGACCGCCTTTGGCACCGCCGAATGGGCCCCTTATTATATCGAGGTGTTTCTATTCGTCGCCGCGATCTACTGGGTGTTCATTTTTTCGCTTGGCCAATATGGCGAATATTTGAAAGGCCGGATGGCAATCTCGGAACATTAA
- a CDS encoding ABC transporter permease subunit: MWFGGTIVLSVLTAMVVRPEGEGLLSIPALAGLRFQGGISVPIELLALIVSITLYGSAYIAEIVRGGLAQVPRGLVEAGQALGLTPMSIWSRIKVPMALRSIIPPLGNQWIFMMKATTIGIAIGFSDLFYITVNSISQSGQTLELILILMLTFLGINYAIAVFTNWLNARLQLREH; the protein is encoded by the coding sequence ATGTGGTTCGGTGGGACAATCGTGCTGTCAGTGCTGACTGCGATGGTTGTACGCCCCGAGGGGGAGGGGCTGTTATCCATTCCCGCGCTGGCAGGTCTGCGGTTTCAGGGGGGCATTTCCGTTCCCATTGAATTGCTGGCATTGATTGTGTCGATCACACTCTATGGCAGTGCCTATATCGCCGAGATCGTGCGCGGTGGTCTTGCCCAGGTGCCACGCGGACTGGTCGAGGCGGGGCAGGCGCTTGGCCTGACGCCTATGTCCATCTGGTCGCGCATCAAGGTGCCGATGGCGCTGCGCAGCATCATTCCCCCGCTTGGCAATCAATGGATTTTCATGATGAAGGCCACGACGATCGGCATCGCCATCGGATTTAGTGATCTGTTTTACATCACCGTCAATTCGATCAGCCAGTCGGGCCAGACGCTTGAGCTTATCCTTATTCTGATGCTGACATTTCTGGGCATTAATTATGCCATCGCGGTCTTCACCAACTGGCTGAATGCGCGATTGCAGTTGAGGGAGCACTAG
- a CDS encoding ABC transporter permease subunit (The N-terminal region of this protein, as described by TIGR01726, is a three transmembrane segment that identifies a subfamily of ABC transporter permease subunits, which specificities that include histidine, arginine, glutamine, glutamate, L-cystine (sic), the opines (in Agrobacterium) octopine and nopaline, etc.), whose protein sequence is MATAEELRRSARRRSLTIQSAIVILIVVAVWGAVSNAQYNLTRLNMTSGFSFLERDTGWDYSFSLIERSISDRYYYTLFIGLLNTLFVGFICIMTTTFFGFIIGTMRDARHPALNFAANVYVQIFRNIPLILQAVFLYALLIHMGGPRQALNIGDIAFLSGRGLMLPGLNVSPGVAVGLLLACVGIAIGLIIAKVPLWRGAPCGSVGQSCCQC, encoded by the coding sequence ATGGCGACAGCCGAGGAATTGCGTAGATCTGCAAGGCGCCGCAGTCTCACCATACAATCAGCCATTGTGATTTTGATCGTTGTCGCCGTTTGGGGCGCTGTGTCGAACGCACAGTACAACCTGACGCGGTTGAACATGACGAGCGGGTTTTCATTTTTGGAGCGGGACACGGGGTGGGATTATTCGTTCTCCCTGATCGAGCGCTCAATCAGTGACCGGTATTACTACACCCTGTTTATAGGCCTGCTGAACACGCTTTTCGTGGGTTTCATTTGCATCATGACCACCACGTTTTTCGGATTTATCATCGGCACGATGCGCGATGCCCGCCATCCTGCACTTAACTTTGCGGCCAATGTCTATGTCCAGATTTTCCGCAACATCCCGCTGATCCTCCAGGCGGTCTTTCTCTATGCGCTTCTGATTCATATGGGCGGACCTCGGCAAGCCTTGAACATTGGCGACATCGCCTTCCTTTCGGGACGGGGTCTTATGCTGCCGGGCTTGAATGTCAGCCCGGGTGTGGCTGTTGGTTTGCTCTTGGCTTGCGTGGGGATTGCGATTGGATTGATCATCGCGAAGGTGCCCCTTTGGCGGGGGGCGCCATGTGGTTCGGTGGGACAATCGTGCTGTCAGTGCTGA
- a CDS encoding amino acid ABC transporter substrate-binding protein translates to MKTIIAAAAIAATSVIAPQMAAAQSATVQQIMDRGTLLCSGHNGSYFGFVEVNDQNEWKGLDIDLCRALTTAILGDPDANQIVPLSWAQRFPALQSGDVDVIIKATGWTMGRDTELGLQFSLPYFFGGTQFMAHGDLGITDATGLEGGTICVEAGTTIERLAANYMTTIGVEHTMVSYESQAELRAAYLANRCDAFAGWGPNLAVLRATELDNPDAHIILSDQLSSEPISAAMRQGDEGFVDVVNWMLAALLIAEEEGITSANVEEMAANPANPRVARLLGVEPGMGERLGMRDTWAREMIAAVGNFAEIYDRNLGTDSPYNLDRGLNSLWSEGGVLYAPILD, encoded by the coding sequence ATGAAGACTATTATCGCAGCTGCTGCAATTGCGGCGACCAGCGTTATTGCCCCTCAGATGGCGGCAGCGCAAAGCGCTACAGTTCAGCAGATTATGGACCGTGGCACGTTGCTATGCTCGGGCCATAACGGCAGCTATTTCGGGTTTGTCGAAGTGAACGATCAGAACGAATGGAAAGGCCTTGATATCGACCTTTGCCGCGCTTTGACGACGGCTATTCTTGGTGACCCGGACGCAAACCAGATTGTACCGCTAAGCTGGGCGCAGCGTTTTCCTGCTTTGCAGTCGGGCGACGTAGACGTGATTATCAAGGCAACCGGTTGGACGATGGGCCGCGACACAGAGCTTGGGCTTCAGTTCAGCCTGCCATACTTCTTTGGCGGTACGCAGTTTATGGCCCATGGCGATCTGGGTATTACCGATGCGACCGGTCTTGAGGGCGGCACGATCTGCGTCGAGGCGGGCACGACAATCGAACGTCTGGCTGCCAATTACATGACAACGATTGGCGTTGAGCACACCATGGTGTCTTATGAAAGCCAGGCGGAGCTGCGCGCGGCATACCTTGCCAACCGCTGTGACGCGTTCGCGGGGTGGGGGCCGAACCTTGCGGTTCTGCGTGCCACTGAACTGGATAACCCCGATGCCCACATCATCCTGAGCGATCAACTGTCGAGCGAGCCGATTTCTGCGGCCATGCGACAGGGCGATGAGGGTTTTGTTGATGTGGTGAACTGGATGCTGGCCGCTTTGTTGATCGCCGAAGAAGAAGGCATCACATCTGCCAATGTCGAAGAGATGGCGGCGAACCCTGCCAACCCGCGGGTTGCACGTCTGCTGGGGGTTGAACCCGGCATGGGCGAGCGTTTGGGTATGCGCGACACATGGGCGCGCGAAATGATTGCTGCGGTAGGTAACTTTGCGGAAATCTATGACCGCAACCTCGGCACAGACAGCCCCTATAACCTTGATCGTGGCTTGAACAGCCTGTGGAGCGAAGGTGGCGTCTTGTACGCGCCGATCCTCGATTAA
- a CDS encoding alanine racemase codes for MAVQLDLGLHRLGFGMEELDHLISDPQWCAEMVPDLMLAHLPSGNDRLSQRNVADRDRFLKMTAQLSGFRKSVAASSGIFLGAEFHFDVVRPGSALFGINPMRGSANPMLPVVTLESRIIQRRHLKAGTRFGYDRSFTAEQDMLVGIVSFGAMDGVLFSPRPGQKISVFLDTHTAPVIGSGGSDTLFVDLSDVPDRACREGQIVSLINHQHDLETCAFEHGITEYELLARLGSRLPRKTCPIVLPPCIGKQGAINTRDQTSR; via the coding sequence ATGGCGGTGCAACTCGATCTCGGTTTGCATCGGCTCGGGTTCGGTATGGAAGAACTGGACCACCTCATCTCGGATCCGCAATGGTGCGCAGAAATGGTGCCGGACCTGATGCTTGCACATCTGCCCTCGGGCAATGACCGGTTGTCTCAAAGGAATGTGGCAGACCGCGACAGGTTTTTGAAAATGACGGCTCAGCTTTCGGGGTTTCGCAAAAGCGTCGCCGCCTCTTCCGGGATATTCCTGGGTGCAGAGTTCCATTTCGATGTCGTCCGACCGGGCAGTGCCCTGTTTGGCATCAACCCGATGCGGGGATCGGCGAACCCGATGCTGCCTGTTGTAACCCTCGAAAGCAGGATCATACAGCGCCGCCACCTCAAGGCCGGAACCCGGTTCGGGTATGACCGGTCTTTTACAGCAGAACAAGATATGCTGGTCGGGATCGTATCGTTCGGTGCGATGGACGGCGTTCTCTTTTCACCGCGACCCGGTCAGAAAATCTCCGTTTTTCTTGATACTCACACAGCCCCGGTCATTGGAAGCGGCGGATCGGACACTTTGTTCGTCGACCTGAGCGATGTGCCGGACCGCGCCTGTCGAGAAGGCCAGATCGTTTCGTTGATCAATCACCAACACGACCTGGAGACCTGCGCCTTTGAGCATGGGATAACCGAATATGAACTTCTTGCCCGTCTCGGCAGCCGATTGCCGCGCAAAACCTGCCCCATAGTGCTTCCTCCATGCATCGGAAAACAAGGCGCCATCAACACCCGGGATCAAACATCTAGGTGA
- a CDS encoding MurR/RpiR family transcriptional regulator has product MTEGTFTISDRIQTQLDDLTRAERQLAHSILENYPASGLGPLSALAKDAKVSVPTVARMVHKLGFSGYPEFQTELREELKAKAKNPIAKHDTWAERAPSEHLLNRLTAAVMDNIRHTLGQIDPKDFDAACEICADTDHHLYIVGGRITHTLAEYLFLHMQVIRPQITHIQSTSNAWPHYLLDVSAGDVFIIFDMRRYENNTLKLAEMAHKKGAKLILFTDQWRSPVHHLADLSFSSRIVVPSAWDSAVMPLLLLETMISTVQNLTWGDTKDRMETLEAMFDQTKLFRKFT; this is encoded by the coding sequence ATGACCGAAGGCACTTTTACCATCTCGGATCGCATCCAGACACAGCTGGATGATTTGACGCGGGCAGAACGCCAGTTGGCGCATTCCATTCTGGAAAACTATCCCGCGTCAGGTCTGGGGCCGCTCAGCGCGCTGGCCAAAGACGCCAAAGTGTCCGTGCCGACGGTTGCCCGTATGGTCCATAAACTCGGGTTCAGCGGCTATCCCGAATTCCAGACAGAACTGCGCGAAGAACTGAAAGCCAAGGCAAAAAACCCGATCGCCAAGCACGATACATGGGCTGAACGCGCCCCGTCTGAGCATCTTCTGAACCGGCTAACCGCTGCCGTGATGGACAATATCCGGCACACATTGGGCCAGATCGACCCCAAAGACTTTGATGCGGCATGCGAAATATGCGCCGACACGGATCATCATCTCTACATCGTTGGCGGTCGTATAACGCATACTTTGGCCGAATATCTGTTCCTGCACATGCAGGTGATCCGGCCGCAGATCACCCATATTCAATCCACCTCCAACGCATGGCCGCATTACTTATTGGATGTGTCTGCGGGGGATGTGTTCATCATTTTCGACATGCGACGCTATGAGAACAACACGTTAAAATTGGCGGAGATGGCACATAAAAAGGGTGCAAAGCTCATCCTCTTCACGGACCAATGGCGCTCTCCCGTTCATCATCTGGCGGACCTCAGCTTCAGCAGCCGGATCGTTGTGCCGTCTGCATGGGATTCCGCAGTCATGCCGCTTCTCCTGCTGGAGACGATGATTTCGACGGTTCAAAACCTGACCTGGGGCGATACGAAGGATCGCATGGAAACGCTTGAGGCGATGTTCGATCAGACAAAGCTCTTCCGGAAATTCACCTAG
- a CDS encoding N-formylglutamate amidohydrolase, with the protein MSQANIHLPKDHDQAGKATGASSVVLVCEHASYHIPAVFDGLGLSQADRKSHAAWDPGALAVAQHMAHHLNAGLVAARVSRLVYDCNRPPSSADAMPARSEVIDVPGNRNLSPSSRQARIDAYCHPFRDAVRRAIQRVSDPIIVTVHSFTPVYYGKPRVVEIGILHDSDTRLADAMLNIAPAHTACKVERNQPYGPEDGVTHTLKEHAISAGYLNVMLEIRNDLISTARQQKAVAAMLSKWLVEAVSQMPVPGDLRCRA; encoded by the coding sequence GTGTCGCAAGCCAACATTCATCTACCCAAAGATCATGACCAGGCAGGCAAGGCGACCGGAGCGTCATCTGTGGTGCTGGTGTGTGAACATGCATCCTACCACATACCGGCCGTCTTTGACGGCCTTGGCCTGTCACAGGCTGACCGCAAAAGCCATGCGGCTTGGGACCCTGGCGCGTTGGCGGTGGCGCAACATATGGCACATCATCTGAACGCCGGCCTGGTCGCGGCGCGGGTGTCGCGTCTGGTTTATGACTGCAACCGCCCTCCCAGCTCGGCGGACGCGATGCCCGCGCGCAGTGAAGTCATTGACGTTCCCGGCAATCGCAACCTCAGCCCGTCATCGCGGCAGGCACGCATCGACGCGTATTGTCACCCGTTTCGTGACGCGGTGCGCCGCGCCATCCAACGGGTCTCGGACCCTATTATCGTGACGGTTCATAGCTTTACGCCAGTCTATTATGGCAAACCGCGGGTCGTAGAGATCGGCATTCTGCACGACAGCGATACGCGCCTTGCAGATGCGATGTTGAACATCGCGCCCGCGCATACCGCCTGTAAAGTGGAACGTAACCAACCCTATGGGCCGGAAGATGGCGTCACCCACACCCTGAAAGAACATGCCATAAGCGCGGGGTATCTGAACGTTATGCTTGAGATCCGAAATGATCTGATTTCCACGGCCCGGCAGCAAAAGGCGGTGGCCGCCATGCTATCGAAATGGCTTGTGGAGGCCGTCTCGCAGATGCCGGTGCCGGGGGATTTACGATGTCGGGCCTGA
- a CDS encoding TRAP transporter small permease subunit encodes MSGLMKGYIRAVDAVNYRVGRVMMYGIFVLMAILLWSSFSKTFFLPTLWTLEMAQFVMVTYYILGGPYSIQLGSNVRMDLLYGEWSLRKKAWFDLFTILFLIFYLCVLLYGAVASTAYSLGYWGQQPFSFFAGLVTGAEEIGRMERSSSSWRPYLWPIKTMMVTGMFLMLLQCISELFKDVLRIKGDLT; translated from the coding sequence ATGTCGGGCCTGATGAAGGGATACATCCGCGCCGTGGATGCGGTCAATTACCGTGTGGGGCGTGTGATGATGTACGGCATCTTTGTTTTGATGGCGATATTGCTGTGGTCCTCGTTCAGCAAAACGTTTTTCTTGCCGACGCTGTGGACACTTGAGATGGCGCAGTTCGTAATGGTGACATACTATATCCTTGGCGGGCCATATTCGATCCAGCTTGGATCAAACGTCCGCATGGATCTGCTTTACGGGGAATGGTCGCTGCGCAAAAAGGCGTGGTTCGATCTGTTCACCATCCTGTTTCTGATCTTCTATCTCTGTGTGCTGCTATACGGCGCGGTAGCCTCGACAGCCTATTCCCTGGGCTATTGGGGACAACAGCCGTTTTCCTTCTTTGCGGGCCTTGTGACCGGCGCCGAGGAGATCGGGCGCATGGAACGATCCTCGTCATCGTGGCGGCCTTACCTTTGGCCGATCAAGACTATGATGGTGACGGGCATGTTTTTGATGCTCCTTCAATGTATTTCAGAACTTTTCAAAGACGTTCTGCGGATCAAAGGCGACCTGACCTGA
- a CDS encoding TRAP transporter large permease: MSYELIATLMFSSMMLMLLTGQRVFGAIGFVAVIAALFLWGDRGGFDIAFSASMGLMGWYPLLTLPMFIFMGYVLSESKIADDLYKMFHVWMGGLRGGLAVGTIGLMVLISAMNGLSVAGMAIGSTIALPELLKRGYDKRMVTGVIQAGSSLGILVPPSVVLVLYAMIARQPVGQLWLAGVVPGLMMATLFVIYIVVRCRLNPALGPVLDAGERDIPLAEKLRLLRAGLLPVVIFAMMMVPFVNGWTSLVESSAIGAISAFVAAILKGRMTREVFENSVRNTLGITCMFMWIILAALAFGAVFDGLGAVNAIEGVFTERLNLSPWMILVLMQLSFILMGTFLDDTAMLVIVAPLYVPLVGALGFDLVWYGILYTITTQIAYMTPPFGYNLFLMRAMAPPEISVRDIYASITPFVMIMLVALTLVMIFPGIATWLPDYVYNQP; this comes from the coding sequence ATGTCGTATGAACTGATTGCCACGCTGATGTTCTCGTCGATGATGCTGATGTTGCTGACGGGGCAGCGGGTGTTTGGCGCGATTGGGTTTGTCGCCGTCATCGCGGCGCTGTTCTTGTGGGGCGACAGAGGTGGTTTTGACATCGCCTTCTCGGCCTCGATGGGGCTGATGGGGTGGTATCCGCTTCTGACGCTGCCGATGTTTATTTTCATGGGCTACGTTCTGTCGGAAAGCAAAATCGCCGATGACTTGTATAAAATGTTCCATGTCTGGATGGGCGGGTTACGCGGTGGATTGGCCGTCGGCACGATTGGGCTGATGGTGCTGATCTCGGCCATGAACGGGTTGAGCGTGGCGGGCATGGCGATCGGATCAACCATCGCTTTGCCGGAACTGCTGAAACGCGGCTATGACAAGCGCATGGTGACCGGGGTCATTCAGGCCGGGTCAAGCCTTGGCATCCTTGTGCCGCCATCGGTGGTTCTGGTCCTCTACGCGATGATTGCGCGGCAACCTGTGGGTCAGCTTTGGCTGGCCGGTGTTGTTCCTGGCCTGATGATGGCGACGTTGTTTGTAATCTATATTGTCGTGCGGTGCCGCCTGAACCCTGCATTGGGTCCGGTGCTGGACGCCGGCGAGCGTGACATTCCGCTGGCTGAAAAGTTGCGGCTTCTGCGCGCCGGGCTGCTGCCGGTGGTCATTTTCGCCATGATGATGGTGCCGTTTGTGAACGGCTGGACGTCTCTTGTGGAAAGCTCGGCCATCGGCGCGATCTCGGCCTTTGTGGCGGCGATCTTGAAGGGCCGGATGACCCGCGAGGTGTTTGAAAACTCGGTCCGCAACACTTTGGGTATCACCTGTATGTTCATGTGGATCATCCTCGCGGCCCTGGCCTTTGGGGCGGTGTTTGACGGATTGGGGGCGGTGAACGCGATTGAGGGCGTCTTCACCGAACGCCTGAACCTTAGCCCCTGGATGATCCTGGTCCTTATGCAGTTGAGCTTTATCCTTATGGGCACGTTTCTGGATGACACGGCGATGCTGGTCATTGTTGCCCCGCTTTATGTGCCGCTGGTGGGCGCGTTGGGGTTTGACCTGGTCTGGTACGGCATCCTTTACACGATCACGACTCAGATCGCCTATATGACGCCGCCCTTTGGCTACAACCTGTTCCTGATGCGGGCGATGGCCCCGCCCGAAATCTCAGTGCGCGATATCTATGCCTCGATCACACCGTTTGTGATGATCATGTTGGTGGCTTTGACCCTCGTCATGATCTTCCCCGGAATCGCCACCTGGCTTCCTGACTACGTGTATAACCAACCATAA
- a CDS encoding TRAP transporter substrate-binding protein: MTSRRKFIKAAAMAPAAAALATPALAQSTIRWRMQTYAGAALAAEVIDPAIAMFNQIAGDRMQIELFYADQLVPTGELFQAMQRGTIDAVQSDDDSMASPTEVTVFGGYFPFGSRYSLDVPVLFNQYGLNEIWDEQYSAVGVKHISAGAWDPCHFATRDPIRSLADMEGKRIFTFPTAGRFLTRFGVVPVNLPWEDIEVAMQTGELDGIAWSGITEDYTVGWADVTNYFLTNNISGAWAGSFFANMDRWNELPEDLQTLFRVCCDQSHYYRQWWYWGGEANLRVNGDKLELTTIPDEEWATVEAAAQEFWEEIAAESETKRRVVDIFRQYNADMVRAGRPYRYG; encoded by the coding sequence ATGACGTCAAGACGCAAGTTTATCAAAGCGGCTGCCATGGCGCCCGCTGCCGCAGCGCTGGCCACACCGGCATTGGCGCAAAGCACGATCAGATGGCGGATGCAGACCTATGCAGGCGCCGCATTGGCCGCCGAGGTGATCGACCCGGCCATCGCGATGTTCAACCAGATCGCGGGCGACCGCATGCAGATTGAACTGTTTTACGCAGACCAGCTGGTCCCTACCGGAGAGTTGTTCCAGGCCATGCAGCGCGGCACAATTGACGCGGTGCAATCTGACGACGACTCGATGGCATCCCCCACCGAGGTCACCGTGTTTGGCGGCTATTTCCCCTTCGGCTCGCGCTACTCCCTCGACGTACCGGTGCTGTTCAACCAGTATGGGCTGAACGAGATCTGGGACGAGCAGTATTCGGCAGTTGGTGTGAAACACATCTCGGCCGGCGCATGGGATCCCTGCCATTTCGCCACCCGTGACCCGATCCGCAGCCTTGCGGATATGGAAGGCAAGCGCATCTTCACCTTCCCCACCGCTGGCCGCTTCCTGACGCGGTTCGGGGTGGTTCCGGTGAACCTGCCCTGGGAAGACATCGAAGTTGCCATGCAGACGGGCGAATTGGATGGCATCGCGTGGTCCGGCATCACCGAGGATTACACCGTGGGTTGGGCCGACGTGACCAACTACTTCCTGACCAACAACATCTCGGGCGCATGGGCGGGATCGTTCTTTGCCAATATGGACCGTTGGAACGAGTTGCCGGAAGACCTGCAAACGCTGTTCCGTGTGTGCTGTGACCAATCACATTACTACCGTCAGTGGTGGTATTGGGGGGGTGAAGCCAACCTGCGCGTCAATGGCGACAAGTTGGAACTGACCACGATCCCGGATGAGGAATGGGCGACCGTCGAAGCGGCAGCGCAGGAATTCTGGGAAGAAATCGCCGCCGAAAGCGAAACCAAACGTCGCGTGGTTGATATCTTCCGGCAGTACAATGCCGATATGGTTCGTGCGGGGCGCCCCTACCGCTACGGTTAA
- a CDS encoding glutamine synthetase family protein, protein MPGNWTFEKLKTCVADGSIDTVLACFVDMQGRLMGKRFHGVNFVETSFQETHCCNYLLATDLEMATPDGYASTSWQTGYGDYVMKPDLLTIRPVPWLECTALVLCDVLDHHTHQPVPHSPRAILKRQIARLEALGFEAKMATELEFFLFEKSFDDIRKGGFRDLEPISGYNEDYHILQTTKEETVMRPIRNHLFAAGLPVENSKGEAEAGQEELNIRYSPALDCADHHSIAKHAIKEIAWQNGRAATFLPKWHKDRVGSSSHVHQSLWKDGEAAFFDASAKHGMSTLMKQYMAGLIRFAPDYTYFLAPNVNSYKRFAKGTFAPTKTVWSVDNRTAGFRLCGEGTKAVRVECRIGGSDLNPYLAQAVMLAAGIQGIEDQLELAPATTGDVYEDANAVEIPQTLRAATDTLRASQFLRDALGDDVVDHYTRAATWEQEEFDRVVTDWEIARGFERA, encoded by the coding sequence ATGCCCGGAAACTGGACCTTTGAGAAGCTGAAGACCTGCGTCGCCGACGGATCAATCGACACGGTCCTTGCGTGTTTTGTGGATATGCAGGGCCGGTTGATGGGCAAGCGATTCCACGGTGTGAATTTTGTGGAGACCTCGTTTCAGGAAACCCATTGCTGCAATTACCTTCTGGCCACAGACCTGGAGATGGCAACGCCCGATGGCTATGCCTCGACCTCGTGGCAGACGGGATATGGCGATTATGTCATGAAGCCCGATCTGTTGACCATTCGCCCTGTCCCGTGGCTGGAATGCACCGCACTGGTGCTGTGCGATGTCCTTGATCACCATACCCATCAGCCCGTCCCCCATTCGCCCCGCGCAATCTTGAAACGTCAGATCGCCCGCCTTGAGGCCTTGGGGTTTGAGGCCAAAATGGCCACCGAGCTTGAGTTCTTTTTGTTCGAGAAAAGCTTTGACGATATCCGCAAGGGCGGGTTCCGTGATCTAGAGCCGATCAGCGGCTATAACGAGGATTATCATATCCTCCAGACCACCAAGGAAGAAACCGTGATGCGGCCGATCCGCAACCACCTATTTGCGGCGGGGCTCCCCGTTGAGAATTCCAAAGGTGAGGCGGAAGCGGGTCAGGAAGAACTGAACATTCGCTATTCCCCCGCGCTTGATTGCGCCGATCACCATTCCATCGCGAAACATGCGATCAAAGAAATCGCCTGGCAAAATGGCCGGGCTGCGACGTTCCTGCCGAAATGGCACAAGGACCGTGTGGGATCGTCTTCCCATGTGCATCAATCCCTGTGGAAAGACGGCGAAGCCGCGTTCTTTGACGCCTCTGCCAAACATGGCATGTCGACCCTGATGAAGCAGTACATGGCGGGCCTGATCAGGTTCGCCCCCGATTACACATATTTTCTGGCCCCCAACGTCAACAGCTACAAACGTTTCGCAAAAGGTACGTTTGCGCCGACCAAGACCGTCTGGTCCGTCGACAATCGCACTGCGGGCTTCCGCCTGTGTGGTGAAGGCACCAAAGCTGTGCGGGTTGAATGCCGTATCGGCGGGTCCGACCTGAACCCCTATCTGGCGCAGGCCGTGATGCTCGCGGCGGGCATTCAGGGCATCGAGGATCAGCTGGAGCTGGCCCCGGCGACCACGGGCGATGTCTATGAGGACGCAAACGCCGTGGAGATTCCACAGACTTTGCGCGCGGCCACAGACACCCTGCGCGCCTCGCAATTCCTGCGCGACGCCCTGGGCGATGACGTGGTGGATCACTACACCCGTGCGGCGACCTGGGAACAGGAAGAGTTTGACCGGGTTGTCACCGATTGGGAAATCGCACGCGGTTTCGAAAGGGCTTAG